In Morganella morganii, the following are encoded in one genomic region:
- the ada gene encoding bifunctional DNA-binding transcriptional regulator/O6-methylguanine-DNA methyltransferase Ada, whose product MTKQTILSDDACWAALVARDKTADTLFVYAVKTTQTWGFPSTVVRLPKRENTEFFATPEEAEAHGYRAGKRRQRSGEAMTQRHAEQVVLACRELETRIDNGEPLPSLAELATLCGVSQFHFHRIFRSHTGLTPAAWAKAYRGDKLREQLTKQTTITGAIAESGFSSGSRFYESSDTLLGMTPKSWRAGGKGARIFFALAICALGDILVAQSEKGICAILLGDDAEALLRDLQDQFPNAELVGGDAQFEQVVSRVIGFVEAPSSGLDLPLDIRGTAFQRRVWQALQSIPAGTTVSYREIAERIGSPKAVRAVAGACAANCLAVAIPCHRVVRTGGELAGYRWGIERKKRLLQREALQQETG is encoded by the coding sequence CACACAGACATGGGGATTTCCGTCCACTGTTGTGCGGCTGCCGAAACGGGAAAATACTGAATTTTTTGCCACGCCTGAAGAGGCGGAGGCTCACGGCTACCGCGCCGGAAAGCGCCGTCAGCGCAGCGGTGAGGCCATGACGCAGCGCCATGCGGAACAGGTGGTGCTGGCCTGCCGTGAGCTGGAAACGCGGATCGATAATGGTGAACCGCTGCCGTCACTGGCAGAGCTGGCCACACTGTGCGGCGTGAGTCAGTTTCATTTTCACCGTATTTTCCGCTCACATACCGGACTGACACCGGCGGCATGGGCAAAAGCCTATCGCGGGGATAAACTGAGGGAACAACTGACAAAACAGACGACAATCACCGGCGCAATCGCTGAATCCGGCTTCAGTTCCGGCAGCCGGTTTTATGAATCGTCGGATACACTGCTCGGTATGACGCCGAAAAGCTGGCGGGCAGGCGGCAAAGGGGCGCGGATTTTCTTTGCTCTGGCGATATGTGCGCTGGGGGACATCCTGGTGGCGCAGAGTGAAAAAGGCATTTGTGCCATTCTGCTGGGGGATGACGCGGAAGCACTGTTACGGGATTTGCAGGATCAGTTCCCCAATGCGGAACTGGTCGGTGGCGACGCACAGTTTGAACAGGTGGTCTCCCGGGTGATCGGGTTTGTGGAAGCACCGTCTTCCGGGCTTGATCTGCCGCTGGATATCCGGGGAACTGCATTTCAGCGCCGGGTCTGGCAGGCATTGCAGTCAATCCCGGCGGGTACGACTGTCAGTTACCGGGAGATTGCGGAGCGGATCGGCTCCCCGAAAGCGGTCAGAGCGGTGGCCGGTGCCTGTGCGGCAAACTGTCTGGCAGTGGCTATCCCGTGTCACCGGGTGGTGAGAACCGGCGGGGAACTCGCGGGTTACCGCTGGGGGATCGAACGGAAAAAACGTCTGTTGCAGCGCGAGGCATTGCAGCAGGAAACCGGTTAA
- a CDS encoding ABC-F family ATP-binding cassette domain-containing protein, whose translation MSTLLSTRNLSFHPGHTPLLTDISVALNQGEKIGLIGHNGCGKSTLMKLLSGQLAPDEGTITPANRVIMAYIEQHLPESLNTLSLADAVLEKLPAEQHLSEMWRAEMLLTEMGFDPVQWQLPVTALSGGQHTRLLLARALISRPDLLLLDEPSNHLDLPTILWLEQFLKNWRGSFILVSHDNALLDHVTNCTWVLRDGNVSVFRLPCTQAREALAQQDESDEHRHNAQQKEIDRIAVSAKRLAIWGKVYDNEALSRKAKQMEKQIDRLQDDQVELAIGSQWQLKLTGDTLRADRLCAFNQLSVIPADNCPPLYVTDNVSVKSGDRIAVMGANGTGKSSLLRMIWSQSQKPEVTLPDSPLVLHPRVHLGYYDQKLVQLNDSDSLMDALKPFARLIDEQRKMALISAGFPYLRHQQTVSALSGGERARLLFVGLSLANYSLLILDEPTNHLDMDGKLALAEEISRFEGGLILVSHDRELIEKSCNRFWYIDGNRLTEYHDLDQVYDAIRALNADSGTGNSVLPAVPEPSVPVSDEEDSLAALITLEEKLAADLQRKPAHQKPVLQQQWREQIAQLRDELGL comes from the coding sequence ATGAGCACATTATTATCAACCCGTAATCTGTCATTCCATCCCGGTCACACACCACTGTTAACCGATATTTCTGTCGCCCTGAATCAGGGGGAAAAGATCGGCCTGATTGGTCATAACGGCTGCGGGAAAAGTACCCTGATGAAGCTGTTGTCCGGCCAGCTGGCACCGGATGAAGGCACCATTACCCCGGCGAACCGCGTCATTATGGCGTATATCGAACAGCATCTGCCTGAATCCCTCAATACCCTGTCACTGGCGGATGCCGTGCTGGAAAAATTACCGGCGGAACAGCATCTGTCCGAAATGTGGCGGGCAGAAATGCTGCTGACAGAGATGGGGTTTGACCCGGTACAATGGCAGTTACCGGTCACCGCGCTGAGCGGCGGCCAGCATACCCGGCTGTTACTGGCACGGGCGCTGATCAGCCGGCCGGATTTGTTATTGCTGGATGAGCCGAGTAACCATCTGGATCTGCCGACCATTTTGTGGCTCGAACAGTTCCTGAAAAACTGGCGCGGCAGTTTTATCCTGGTTTCTCACGACAACGCCCTGCTGGATCACGTCACCAACTGCACCTGGGTGCTGCGGGACGGTAATGTGTCGGTGTTCCGTCTGCCCTGCACACAGGCGCGGGAAGCGCTGGCGCAACAGGACGAAAGTGATGAGCACCGCCACAATGCGCAGCAGAAAGAGATCGACCGCATTGCGGTAAGTGCCAAACGGCTGGCGATATGGGGGAAAGTGTATGATAACGAAGCCCTTTCCCGTAAAGCCAAACAGATGGAAAAACAGATAGACCGGTTGCAGGATGATCAGGTTGAACTGGCGATCGGCAGTCAGTGGCAGCTTAAGCTGACCGGGGATACCCTGCGGGCAGACCGGCTGTGTGCCTTTAATCAGCTGTCCGTGATCCCGGCAGACAATTGTCCGCCGCTGTATGTGACAGACAATGTGTCTGTGAAATCCGGCGACCGCATTGCGGTGATGGGCGCAAACGGCACCGGAAAATCCTCACTGCTGCGGATGATCTGGTCACAGTCTCAGAAACCGGAGGTAACACTGCCGGACAGCCCGCTGGTGCTGCATCCCCGTGTGCATTTGGGGTATTACGACCAGAAACTGGTGCAACTGAATGACAGTGATTCACTGATGGATGCGCTGAAACCATTCGCGCGACTGATTGATGAGCAGCGGAAAATGGCACTGATCAGCGCCGGTTTCCCGTATCTGCGCCATCAGCAGACGGTATCTGCCCTGAGCGGCGGTGAACGGGCGCGGCTGTTGTTTGTCGGACTGAGCCTGGCCAACTATTCCCTGCTGATACTGGATGAGCCGACCAACCACCTGGATATGGACGGAAAACTGGCGCTGGCGGAGGAAATCAGCCGGTTTGAGGGCGGGCTGATTCTGGTCAGTCACGACCGGGAGCTGATCGAAAAAAGCTGTAACCGCTTCTGGTATATCGACGGTAACCGACTGACGGAATATCACGATCTGGATCAGGTCTATGATGCTATCCGTGCCCTGAATGCAGATTCCGGCACCGGCAACAGCGTGTTACCGGCGGTTCCGGAGCCATCCGTTCCGGTCAGTGACGAAGAGGATTCGCTGGCGGCACTGATTACGCTGGAGGAAAAACTGGCGGCGGATTTGCAGCGCAAACCCGCACATCAGAAACCGGTTCTGCAACAACAGTGGCGCGAACAGATTGCGCAACTGCGGGATGAACTGGGACTGTAA
- a CDS encoding virulence protein, translated as MIKKTHLPTDDYLKQHIDALLIQMKQMPVSFIKEAENAPDYPMLQQCGYSSRYNGFHLSNDCGDVFIRARREKPHCAGGFEGDKFHLSVHESQIAQAVTMLSGALFSDNNPCDRWKITDISQAEPDSRVKRGAQITLYVRPVPGEHPYSAELLSETRRFITGLEYRLTEGGDCTGRIPFIRYPSATLAIYQLP; from the coding sequence ATGATAAAAAAAACACACTTGCCGACAGATGATTATTTGAAACAGCATATTGATGCCTTATTGATACAGATGAAACAAATGCCGGTTTCATTCATAAAAGAGGCAGAGAATGCGCCGGATTATCCGATGCTGCAACAATGTGGTTATTCCTCACGATATAACGGATTTCATTTATCTAATGATTGCGGTGATGTATTTATCCGCGCCCGCAGAGAGAAACCTCACTGCGCTGGTGGGTTTGAAGGTGATAAATTTCATTTGAGTGTGCATGAATCACAGATTGCACAAGCGGTCACTATGCTGTCAGGAGCGCTGTTTTCAGATAACAATCCCTGTGACAGATGGAAAATAACGGATATTTCACAGGCAGAGCCTGACAGCAGAGTTAAACGCGGAGCCCAGATAACTTTGTATGTTCGTCCTGTTCCGGGTGAACATCCTTATAGCGCAGAGCTGCTCAGTGAAACCCGCAGATTTATCACCGGGCTTGAATACCGTCTGACAGAAGGGGGGGATTGTACCGGGAGAATACCCTTTATCAGATATCCGTCCGCCACACTGGCAATTTACCAGCTACCGTAA
- a CDS encoding GNAT family N-acetyltransferase, which produces MFILPSGHLPHTSTRMAFGVNPCMGRQRTEQLLSHYLRLKTIIRLNGIRNHDITDAHIDFYARCIILLLLTDRHMTPINWQTVALHDLSPQTLYRLLALRSAVFVVEQTCCYLDPDGADLTALHVWAEQDGEIMACCRILPPENSTAPAAIGRVVINPQFRGQKLGYPLMATAVQAVYRHFGTRRIVISAQAHLTAFYEKCGFTVCSDVYDEDGIPHCDMFRPAAD; this is translated from the coding sequence ATGTTTATTCTGCCTTCCGGACATTTACCGCACACCTCCACCCGGATGGCGTTCGGCGTAAACCCGTGCATGGGCCGTCAGCGGACAGAGCAATTGTTGTCGCACTATCTCAGGCTGAAAACCATTATCCGGCTGAATGGGATCCGTAATCATGATATTACTGATGCACATATTGATTTTTATGCCCGGTGCATAATTCTCTTACTACTGACGGACAGACACATGACACCGATTAACTGGCAGACAGTTGCCCTGCATGACCTCTCCCCGCAGACACTCTACCGCCTGCTGGCGCTGCGCAGCGCGGTATTTGTGGTTGAACAGACCTGCTGTTATCTCGATCCGGACGGCGCCGACCTCACGGCGCTGCACGTTTGGGCGGAACAGGACGGTGAAATCATGGCCTGCTGCCGTATTCTTCCGCCGGAAAACAGCACGGCACCGGCAGCTATCGGCCGGGTGGTGATCAATCCGCAATTCCGCGGGCAAAAACTGGGCTATCCGCTGATGGCTACCGCCGTTCAGGCGGTATACCGGCATTTCGGGACACGGCGCATTGTTATCAGTGCACAGGCGCATCTGACCGCTTTCTATGAAAAATGCGGCTTTACCGTCTGTTCTGACGTTTATGACGAGGACGGTATTCCGCATTGTGATATGTTCCGCCCCGCTGCCGATTAA
- a CDS encoding GNAT family N-acetyltransferase, which translates to MTNIIKNSTSATDNSRLITECLDETGLEPATALFYQAFSSKFKTVSTMPDAQRQAVLAMFWQRGLSDPYDRHFQVKRNGRLVAVYGLTFGVKHPPQHAPAPVSSLAILRRAGFIPFLKIRRIFQMFVHIPAADTAYLSYLCVDESLRGSGIGNQILDEITTQLRADPAINRLSLYVSDLNIKARELYLRRGFQDVKYETSRTTERYMDIYGWYYMALPTL; encoded by the coding sequence ATGACAAACATAATAAAAAACAGTACATCTGCTACTGATAACAGCAGATTAATCACCGAATGTCTGGATGAAACCGGGTTAGAGCCTGCCACTGCCCTGTTTTATCAGGCATTTTCATCCAAATTCAAAACGGTCAGCACCATGCCGGATGCACAGCGTCAGGCCGTGCTGGCGATGTTCTGGCAGCGCGGGCTCAGTGACCCGTATGACCGCCACTTTCAGGTAAAACGTAATGGCAGACTGGTCGCCGTATATGGCCTGACTTTCGGGGTTAAACACCCGCCGCAGCACGCCCCGGCACCGGTTTCTTCTCTGGCTATCCTGCGCAGAGCCGGTTTTATTCCCTTTCTGAAAATCCGCCGGATTTTTCAGATGTTTGTCCATATTCCGGCGGCGGATACGGCTTATCTGTCCTACCTGTGTGTGGATGAATCACTGCGCGGTAGCGGGATAGGCAATCAGATTCTCGATGAGATCACCACACAATTACGGGCGGACCCGGCCATTAACCGGTTATCACTGTATGTCTCTGACTTAAATATAAAAGCCAGAGAGCTGTATCTGCGCCGGGGTTTTCAGGATGTGAAATACGAAACCTCACGCACCACCGAACGCTATATGGATATTTACGGCTGGTATTACATGGCTTTACCCACACTATAA
- a CDS encoding TetR/AcrR family transcriptional regulator: protein MEKLTEKQQRKRRQILDAAMHCFIEKGFHSTSTAEICKAAGMSPGNLFHYYPTKYAIIEAIAELDEDDHKAILSIGDAPGHTADIIEKMITALIMLYSEPGYTRLSLEIITEASRNPELNAAFVVNEQRLHKKFCDVLRRGMAAGEIDPQLDPAQTASWLLVMADGTLGRELTEPEFSREVFLCGLRVLLRKALKP, encoded by the coding sequence ATGGAAAAATTAACGGAAAAGCAGCAGCGCAAACGTCGTCAGATCCTTGATGCTGCAATGCATTGTTTTATCGAAAAAGGTTTTCATTCCACCTCGACGGCGGAGATTTGTAAAGCCGCCGGGATGAGCCCCGGGAATCTGTTTCATTACTATCCGACTAAATACGCCATCATTGAAGCGATTGCGGAACTGGACGAGGATGACCACAAGGCGATTCTGAGTATCGGTGATGCGCCGGGACATACGGCAGATATTATTGAAAAAATGATAACGGCGTTGATTATGTTGTATAGCGAACCGGGTTATACCCGCCTCAGTCTGGAAATTATCACCGAGGCAAGCCGTAACCCTGAGCTGAATGCAGCTTTTGTTGTTAATGAGCAGCGGCTGCACAAAAAATTCTGTGATGTGCTCAGACGCGGCATGGCCGCAGGAGAGATTGACCCGCAGCTGGATCCGGCACAGACGGCGTCCTGGCTGCTGGTGATGGCGGACGGCACGCTGGGGCGTGAACTGACGGAACCTGAGTTCAGCCGGGAGGTGTTTCTCTGCGGGTTACGTGTGTTGCTGAGAAAGGCGCTGAAGCCCTGA
- a CDS encoding GNAT family N-acetyltransferase: protein MNIRPVTGLPGDLPLLESIAQVLHQEWQELPQWQTPEIILARLIKRMNGDNGEMLFVATDKNSALSGTASLIWRELKTCRMANADWWTGEIYTLPAARGQGLGSALTQAVFAAAGERHLPALNLYTPDKQAMYARMGWQAIYDDVINDELVTVMQRTVSEA, encoded by the coding sequence ATGAATATCCGCCCTGTTACCGGTTTACCCGGCGATTTACCGCTGCTGGAAAGCATTGCTCAGGTTTTACACCAGGAATGGCAGGAACTACCGCAGTGGCAGACACCGGAAATTATCCTGGCGCGTCTGATAAAACGGATGAACGGTGATAACGGCGAAATGCTGTTTGTCGCCACGGATAAAAACAGCGCACTATCGGGGACGGCCAGCCTGATCTGGCGGGAGCTGAAAACCTGCCGTATGGCAAATGCGGACTGGTGGACCGGCGAGATTTACACCCTGCCCGCAGCCCGCGGGCAAGGCCTCGGCAGCGCCCTGACACAGGCGGTCTTTGCCGCCGCCGGAGAGCGCCACCTGCCAGCACTGAATCTCTACACGCCGGATAAACAGGCCATGTATGCACGGATGGGCTGGCAGGCTATATATGATGATGTGATCAATGACGAGCTGGTCACGGTGATGCAGCGGACTGTCAGCGAAGCGTAA
- a CDS encoding TetR/AcrR family transcriptional regulator gives MTSSRIPPCGRPAHRGSKLTAENILSEAGKLLQEQGKVPSIRVLAAQLQVDPMAIYYYFRNKQALLEALATALVDDIYQPSAQAPVQQELQRLAESYLHLLYIYSDLLDILLSLNSDGPSGCFRQRYLRIIAPCGLNESRQTAILHLLADALHGHTVAIRRTDYTFEQSRALFQPVLALITELIERPGASLS, from the coding sequence ATGACATCATCCCGAATACCGCCCTGCGGACGCCCTGCTCACCGGGGCAGCAAACTGACCGCCGAAAATATTCTGTCCGAGGCCGGAAAACTGTTACAGGAACAGGGAAAAGTACCGTCGATCCGCGTCCTTGCCGCACAGTTGCAGGTCGATCCGATGGCGATTTATTATTACTTCCGCAATAAACAGGCATTGCTGGAAGCCCTCGCCACTGCCCTGGTGGATGATATTTATCAGCCATCGGCACAGGCTCCGGTACAACAGGAGCTTCAGCGACTGGCAGAAAGTTATCTGCATCTGCTCTATATTTACAGTGATCTGCTGGATATTCTGTTATCACTGAACAGTGACGGCCCGTCCGGCTGTTTCCGTCAGCGCTATCTGCGCATTATTGCACCCTGCGGGCTGAATGAGTCACGGCAGACCGCTATTCTGCATCTGCTGGCGGATGCCCTGCACGGCCATACGGTGGCGATCCGCCGGACTGATTACACCTTTGAACAGAGCCGGGCGCTGTTTCAGCCGGTACTGGCATTAATTACCGAACTTATTGAACGCCCCGGAGCATCATTATCATGA